The window TTCGCTTCCACCTCGGCGCGGGGGCGGTTTGGAAATCCCGAATTCCAGGAAGAGCTCGGGGAGGGCGGAGCGAGCGCAGAACCCCGAGCCGGGTTCCTGGGGCCCATCCCACGGGGGAAAACattccctcctcatcctccccagaTGGAGACGGAACTGGAGACGGCAGCGAGGCCCCGCCAGCACCGGGACCCTCCGcgggcgccgccgccccgcctcgggaggaggaggaggatgaggatgatgatggtggtgagGATGACGAGGATTTCCAGTTCCTGCTGTGCGAGGGCTGCGGGCAGGACTCGGCTCACCCCCGGCTGCTCGGCTGCCTGCACACGCTGTGCCCCGGCTGCCTGAGCGATGCCAAGCAGTGCCCGCGCTGCCAGGCGGCCGCGGCCGCTCCGGCCGTGGATAACCTGCTCTTCAGCAACCTCCGGAGCCGcctgcagctctggaagcaGATCCGCAGCTCCCGCGGGCCCTGCTGCGGCCGCTGCCGCGCCGAGGAGGCGCTGGTGTGGTGCGAGGAGTGCGAGGAGTTCCTGTGCGGCCGCTGCTCCGAGGAGCACCGCTGGTGGCACAAGAAGAAGGAGCACAGGTTCCTCAAGGTGGAGGAGCTGCGGGCGGGCTCGGCGCGGAGCTTCCTGCGGGACACCAAAACCTCCTGCAGCAtcttctgctcctccagcagccaccCCCAGGAGAGCCGTGTCTGCAGGTGGGTGTGCTGCCCCAAGCTCGTCCCCAGGCCCAAATTCCAAATCCTGTGCCCGAATCCCGTCCTGATCCCAACCATTGTCCTGTCCCCAAACCTCgtctgtccccaaatcccatcctgaTCTCAAACACTGTCCTGTACCTAAATCAATCCCCTTCTGTCCCTCATCCTGTTCCCAAATTCCAAATCCTGTCCCTAAATCCCATCCTGTTCCCAAGATTAGTCCCCAAACCTCATCctgtccccagatcccatcctgaTCTCATTGTCCTGTCCCCAAACCTAGTCCTGTTCCTaaatcccatcctgtccccaaatccctgaccCCTGTCAATCCCTGACCCCTGTCCCTCAGTgacccctgtccatccctgacctgtgtccatccctgacctgtgtccatccctgacctgtgtccatccctgacCCCTGTCCATCACTGACCCCTGTCCATCACTgacccctgtccatccctgacCTGTGTCCATCACTgacccctgtccatccctgacCTGTGTCCACCCCTGACCTGTGTCCACCCCTGACCTGTGTCCATCTCTgacctgtgtccatccctgacccctgtccatccctgacCCCTGTCCCTCAGTgacccctgtccatccctgacCTGTGTCCACCCCTgacctgtgtccatccctgacctgtgtccatccctgacCTGTGTCCACCCCTgacctgtgtccatccctgacctgtgtccatccctgacCCCTGTCCATCCCTCACCTGTGTCTATCACTGACCCCTGTCCACCCCACCCACCCCACCCATCCCTCTCCCCCGTTCCCCCGCCGTGGCTCTGGCCCCGGTGTCACCCGTGTCCCCTCCTCGCAGCATCTACTGTCCCCGCTGCGAGCGCGCGCTGTGCTGTCCCTGCGCGCTGCTGGACACTCGCCACGCGCCCTTCCGCGACCTCGGTGCCGAGACCCTGCGCCGCCGGGACGAGCTGCGCTCCCTGCGCCGCGACCTGCGCCAGCTCCGCGCCGCCTTCCAGGCCTCGCTGGGGCGGCTCCGCGCCGAGGCCGCCCggcaagaggagcggcggcggcggctgcagGAGAGCGTCCACGCCAGCTGCGAGCGGCTGCAGCGGCTGCTGCGCGGCGAGGCCGAGGAGCTGCAGGCGCTGCTGGAGGCACGGCCGGAGAGCGGCCGGAGCGGGCCGGACGAGGAGCTGCGCGGCGCCGAGGAGGTGCTGCAGCGGCTGGAGGCGGCCGAGAGGCTGGCGGAGCGGCTGGGGCGCTACGGCGGCGAGCAGGAGCTGATGGACATGCAGCCCTTCGTCAAGGGCGCGCTGCGGCGGCTGCGGCAGCTGCGGCCGCCCCGGCCCCCCGAGCCTCAAGAGCCCCCGCGCTTCGCCGAGTGCCGGGCGCGGCTGCGGGCGCTGGTGGAGCGCGTCACGGGGGGCCCCGGTGAGccgggctgggaggggatgggttgggctgggtttgggtgggctggcttgggtttggtttggttgggttgggttgggttggtttggtttggttgggtttggttgggtttggttgggtttggttgggtttggttgggtttggttgggtttggttgggtttggttgggctgggtttggatgggtttggttgggtttggttgggctgggtttggatgggtttggctgggctgggtttggctgggctgggtttggttgggctgggtttggttgggtttggttgggtttggttgggttgggctgggtttggttgggctgggttgggctgggctgggctgggctgggtttggttGGTCTGGCTTTGGTTGGGtttggctgggctgggtttggttgggtttggctgggctgggtttggctgggctgggtttggttgtcctcctcctcctcctccttctcctctttcttcgccttctttttcttctctttcttctttttcttcctctcctcctcctcctcctcctttcccaaaccttcctccctcctcctcctcctcctcctcctcctcctcctcctcctctcccgtTTCCCTCCTCCGGCTCCGCATCCCCCCCGGAGCTGGGATTTGCTCCGTTGTTTTCCCGGAGACCCTTTGGGGTGTCCCCCTGATCCCGCGGACTCTGGGAATGCTCCTTCCCGGCTTCCTGGATCCTCCCAAACCCCCTGGGCCATCCCAATCCAGAGGGAAGGGGACCGGAGCCGTCGGGCGGGATTTTCCCGGCTCCGCAGGCTCTGGTTTGGGATCTCATCCCGGttttctccatcccagccaCGGACATCCCCGAGCTCCAGGAGGCCCTGGAGAACGACCCGGTGAGACATCGGGGCCCCATCCCAAACCTGGacctctcctttcccttttcccaccccgGTATTCCCCGTTTTTCCTCAATTCCTGTGAATTCCCACATCCCACCAGGCATGGTCCCGCCCCATCCCGCTGCTCCGTAGGGAcgatttccccatttttcacgGGGAATTCCATGACCGCGGGAGCAGCGCCCAGATCCAGCCCAAATcctccgtgcctcagtttccccattcCCGAGGCTGTTCCCGCCCCTCCGCTGGGATCCGAGTCCGCCCTAACTCCGAGCtcttcccgcaggaggaggaTCCGATTCATCCCAAAACCCGGAGCATCTCCCCCAGCCTTGAGGAGATCCACGTGGAGCAGGTGAGGCCCGTCCCATCCGGGTGGGATCCGGagggaattcccaatcccaccaATCCCACTTTTCCAGCCTCTCCCGCACCCCTGGAACAAGCGGCCGGCTCCCTGCACGGAGAGGGGCAGCCAGATGTCTCCCAAAATCCTGAAGCTGGAATGTGACCAAGAGCCGGGCCCCagccaccccaaatcccactgggaattcCGGACGGAGCCCGGCCCCTCCACGTCGTGGCACAACCACGTCAGGGCCGGTGACCCAGGTGGGGACCGGGAACGGCACCAGACTTGTTATCCCGTTTTTCCCGGGATCCGTGGGATCGCTCCCGGCCTTCCTGAGCCCCCACTGCATGGGAACTTTGGCCAAGGATGGGGATGCGAGTGATCTGTGGGGTGAGGGATCCATGGAGTGAGGGATCCATGGGGTGAGGGATCCATGGAGTGAGGGATCCACGGGGTGAGGGATCCATGGGGTGAGGGATCCATGGAGTGAAGGATCCATGGGATGAGGGATCCATGGGGATGAGGGATCCATGGAATTCAGGATCCATGGGATGAAGGATCCATGGAATGATGGATCCACGCAATTCAGGATCCATGGGATGAAGGATCCATGGGATGATGGATCCATGGAATTCAAGATCCATGGGATGAAGGATCCATGGAATTCAGGATCCATGGAATTCAGGATCCATGGGGATGAGGGATCCATGGAATGAGGGATCCATGGGATGCGGGATCCATGGAATTCAGGATCCATAGAATTCAGGATCCATGGAGTCACCACCATTCCTGGGGTTGCCCCCAAGCTCTGTTTGGTTCCTGGAGCAAAACTCGGGAGCGCTGATCCGGTGGgatccaggattttgggattttccttgcAGAGGGCGGGAGCATCATCGTCATCTGCAGCTCGGACGACAGCGACGAGGACACCACGGTGGTGACGGTGACACCGGAGCCGCCTCCGTGCTGACAGCCCCTGGAACCATCCCGCTtcatcctggaattcccagattcctGCTTGGGCTTTCCTCTTCTTGCCCCATCCCAATTTTATCGCTGGACCGAGCTTCCAGTGCTCTGGAAGGTCTGGAAATCCCGCCTGGACCTGCTGGCACCTCCCCTTTGGGGTTTCCTGGGAATGATGTTCTCCTCTTCAATCCCATTCAGCTTGATCCCAAAATAAAATccaggatgggatttgggatctgtgCTGGCGGATCCCATTCCCAAGCCCCCCTCAAAGGTGGGGAGATGATCCCAAGGGTGGGATCCCCTCTGGGATCCCCCATCAGtacctggagcagggaattccttaggattgggatcaggattgggattgggattgggattgggattgggattgggatcaggtTTTCCAATGTAACGAGGGATTAAAATCCCGGTTTTTTTAATGCCTCCCCTCAATAAAGCCATTCCAGGATAaaattccagccctgctgtAATTTCCCAGCTTCCTCCACCAGTTCTTCCCACCCTGCTTTTTCCAATCCATCCTGAGCAGagggaaaaccgggaataaTTAATGGGATAAAACCCAtctgtcctgctccctgctgatcccagggTTTTGGGGATGGGAGATCCCAGAGATCCAGTCCCAACATTCCATGAGTGGCAGAGCCTGTTCCAGCCTCATTCCCacaaatcctggaattcccatttcccaggcCGAGGGTTTGGGATTGTCCtgagggaaaacagggaatgagTTCAGGGCTTTGCTTTTATCCCAGATCCTGATTCTCgggacacccccagctccaggaaTGTTTTCCATGGATTGAATTCCCGTTCCTcgctcccaaggctgctcccatccccatcccatcctttCTGCCgcctttcccaggattttggggacatggggacatcgcCCCGGGGGTGGCACCTGAACCTGTCCCCATCCCGGCCcttgggtgtcccaggtgtccccagtggtgtcccaggtgtccccggggtgtcccaaggtgtccccagggtgtcccaggtgtccccagggtgtcccaggtgtccccaggggtggcactgggtgccGGGCGCGGGCGGTGTCGCCGAGCGGGGCTGGCTGTGACagggcagtgccaccagcaggGGTCCCCTGAGCacagcggctggagctgctggggacactgctggggacactggggacactgctggggacactgctggggacactggggacacagctggggacactgctggggacactgctggggacactggggacactgctggggacactgctggggacactgccagggacactggggacacagctggggacactgctggggacactgctggggacagcgctggggatactgctggggacactggggacactggggacactgctggggacagcgctggggacactggggacactgctggggacagcgctggggacactggggacactgctggggacattggggacactaCCACATGTGACACTCAGTGCCATCGGTGCCATCAGCGTCATcggtccccccccccccccccccgctgtCCCTTGGTCCCCCCTGCTGGACCTGGAgcgggggaggggagggaggggagcgaTCCCAAAGGATCCAGGACGTTATTCCCGATCCATCAGTGATCCCAAAGGATCCAGGACGTTATTCCCAATCCATCAGTGTTCCCAGAGGATCCAGGATGTTATTCCCGATCCATCAGTGATCCCAAAGGATCCAGGACGTTATTCCTGATCCATCAGTGATCCCAAAGGATCCAGGACGTTATTCCTGATCCATCAGGGATCCCAAAGGATCCAGGATGTTATTCCCGGAGTCACTGGGCTGTGGGATCGGGATCAGCTTTTCCCTGCCCCAATCCCTCCCCAAAGCTCATCCATCCCAAAAAACGGGGCTGACACTTCCAGGGGGGCGGAACagctcccaaaaaccccaaatcctgggaaaaggggTCTCAAAGCTCCGCAAAAATCCCACTGTCCCGGGCTTCCCTTCCGTGCCGGGGAAATCCCGTTGTTCCGGGAGGAGCCGAAGCCTCTCCGGGTGTTTTCGGGGCCGTTGGGCTCTGCTGGAACGCTGTGAATGATCCCGATGGGATGCGATCAATAATTCACAGCCCCATCCATCAATTCCTAAAGCAACACCGGGAAaagggatgggagcaggagagggggaaaacGGGAACGGGGAAATGATGGGATAAACCCGGCCTGGCTACGGAAATGGATTTGTgccatccatggatccatggatCCACCCAGGGATTAcagccatccatccatccatggatgtTTCTCTTTCCTGGGATGCCTCTCTCCCATCCCAGCCGGGTTTTTCCTGGATCCCACAAAAAttatccccaaatccccctggagAGGAGGCGGGGGGAGCATCTgtggaggagggggaaaagctggaaaagggagACTCATCCTGAGGgaatgtccccagccctgccccggtTTCCCAAAATCCTAATCCTGCTCCAGCCTCGATCCATTCCCTcgccattccctgctccattcctgctccattctttctccattcctgctccattcccaatccattcctgctccattcccgCTCCATTCCCTCTCCATTCCCAATCCATTCCCactccattcccattcccgctcCATTCCCGCTCCATCCCCactccattcccattccccactcCATTCCCTCTCCATTCCTGCTCTATCCCCACTCCATTTCCAATCCATTCCCAATCCATTCCCactccattcccattcccgctccatccccgctctattcccatttcctgttccattccctctccattccctgctccattccctgctctgttcccGCTCCATTCCCActccattcccatcccctctccattcccattcccgctccatccccgctccattcccatttcctgctccattccctctTCATTCCTTGCTCCATTCCCTCTCTATTTCCGCTCCATTCCcgctccattccctgctccgTTCCCGCTCCATTCCCGCTCCATTCCCgctccatcccttctccattcccattcccgctccatcccctctccatTCCCGGCTCCCGGTGCCTTTAATTCCCGTTTCCCGGCTCAGGCCCGGCCCCTCCGGTGACACAGCAgcgccgccggggccgggcagcgcgGGGAGGCtgcggccggagcggggccgggccgggccctcCGCCGCTCATGGCCCTGCCCGGGGCCCGCTCCGCCCGCCCGGAGCCCGCGGAGAGCCCGGCCCTGAGCCCGCAGCGCCGCCGGTGCGTGCGGGGGGCTCCGGGACCGGGCTGCGGCACCGGGAACGGGGGAGCCGGGATCGGGAAAGGGGCTGCGGGATCGGGAACGGGGCTGCGGGATCGGGAATGGGGCTGCGGGATCGGGAATAGGGGCTCCGGGACCGGGCTCCGGGACCGGACTGCGGCACCGGGAATGGGGGTCCGGGACCGGGCTCcgggaccgggaatggggggCCCGGGACAGGGAAAGAGGCCTGGGAGTCTGGGGTTGTGGGACCggaatggggacaccgggagagGGTAGAGGGGCCTGGGGGTGCAGGaccggggatggggacaccaagACAGGGAAAGGGGCCCGGGGGCTTCCGGGGCTGCGGGAtcggggatggggacaccgggagagggacaggggtccgggaatggggacaccgggagagggacaggggtccggggatggggacaccgggagagGGACAGGGGTCCGGGGATGGGGGtccggggatggggacacggagGGGCTCCGCCCGGCAGGAGCACGGGGCCAGCCCGGCCCTGCCGAGCCCACAGCGcgtcccgggggtcccggagAGGGGACACGGCGAGAGGGGATGTGGCAATGGGGGATGGAGGATGCGGAGAGCGGGAATCGGGAATGGAGGCTCCGGGATTGGAGGATCCGGGCTCCGGAGATGGAGGATGCGGGGATAGGGAATGAAGGCTCCGGGGATGGAAAATccggggagagggaagggagggctGGAGGATTCGGGAATAGGGGATGGAGGATTCGGGAATGGAAGAATGCgggagaagggatggaggatgCGGGAACCGCGATGGAGGATTCAGGGATGGAAGATGCGGGGAGCGGCGTGCATGGAGGATGAGGGAGACGGGAATTGGGAATTCGGGAACCGGCGATGGAGGATGTGGAGATGGAGGATTCGGAGAGCGGGGCTGGAAGCTGCGGATAGCGACAGCCTCCATCCCCGGAGGGCGCGGAGACCGGGAATGAGGGATGGTGGTACCGGGAATGAGGGATGGCGGGACCGGGAATGAGGGATGGTGGTACCGGGAATGAGGGATGGCGGTACCGGGGCTGAGAGATGCCGGTACCGGGGCTGAGGGATACTGGGAATGGAGGATGCCGCTACCGGCGAGGGAAACGCGGCCCTAGCGAGCTCCCCTTCCCCGTCCGCACCCCCGAAccggcgccccccgccccgccccgctccccccgaGCCGTTCCCGGTTCCCGGGGGGGCACTCGGGGGCACGGAGCGCTCTCCCCCCGccgcggccggggcggggccgggatCGGGAGCGTTCCGGGGAGGGGGAATGACTGCGGGAAGGGCTCCGGGAGGGGCCCCTGTAACGGGGATCCCCCCGCCGGTAACGCGGGTCCCCCCGCCGGTAACGCGGGTCCCCTCGCCGCAgcgagcggagcggagcggccccggcccccgcgGAAAAGCCCTGAGGAAGGCGGGAGCGGgcggcgaggaggaggaggaagaggaggaggaggaggaagcgaGAGAAGGAGCCGGGGATAACaggacagggaagagctgggagtGAAGCCCGGGAGCGGCCGGAGAGCGCCGGTGAGTGCAGAGCTGTGCccgtgtccctggggtgtccccctatccctctgtccccctgggtgtccccctgagtgtccccctgggtgtccccctgggtgtcccccgGGTGTCCCTCCGTCTCCCTGGCTGTCCCCCTGGATgtccccctgggtgtcccccggttcccctgggtgtccccctgggtgtcccccagttcccctgggtgtccccctgggtgtccccctGGGTGTACCCCTGTCCCTCTgggtgtccctctgtccccctgggtgtcccctgggtgtcccggGAGGCCCCGCCGTGCCCAGGTTCGGACAGGGGGGGACTGAAGGGGGTGACAGCGACATTCCCAGGCCCCATCCTGTCCCCTCCTCAGCCCGGGGCGAACACCGCGACACCAGGGGAGCGCCCAGAGCCCTTCCCGAGGATTTTCCCGGCTCTTTTCCATTCCCTCTGTCCCCGCAGGAGGAGGGACCCCCACCCCCCGCGCCACCCAGGACAGCCGGACCCCCCCGCTGACCACCCGCGGCCAACGCCGGACCCGCCAGCCCTCCTTGGAGACACCGAGCCGCGCCAAGTCCCCTTCCTGGCaaatcccagcctctcctcctcctcctcttcctcctcctcctcctctcctcctctcctcctcctcctcctcctgctcctgctgctgctgctggcggtgTCACCCCCGGGCCAGCTCCCGCGTCCCCCCGCATGGTGCGCCCCGATCGCcccgggcagcggcggcggcgtTAAGATGGTGAGagctgcccgggccgggccgggcggggagcAGCGGGATGGACACCGGCCCGGCGATCCCGGCCGCGTAGGGAACGATGGACTCGCGGAGCCGCCGGGATGCGCAGCGCACGGAGcggcccggcagcggcaccggcagcaccggcaccggcaccggcagcgGCCGTAGCGAGGGCGAGAGGGAGCGCATCCGCGGCCGCATGAGGATGGTGATCGGGCAGCTCGAGGGAATCCTGCGAGAGCTCAAGGAGGTGGCCAAGGAGCTCCGCGAGGTAGGAAAACCCCGGGATAATCCCCAGAGGGTCCCGGGTTTGTCCCGTTCCCGGCTCGGGATGTGGCGGCAGCCGCGGAACCCGCGGGGATCTCCCCGAGCTGAGGTTGCCgaagagaggaggaaatttgGGCAAAATCCCGAGGCAGGAAAACCCCCGGGATAACGCTGGGAATGTCCtgtcccaaattttccccccgtcctgggctgg of the Poecile atricapillus isolate bPoeAtr1 chromosome 11, bPoeAtr1.hap1, whole genome shotgun sequence genome contains:
- the PML gene encoding protein PML isoform X1, encoding MPDSPAAPPPAPTDGDGTGDGSEAPPAPGPSAGAAAPPREEEEDEDDDGGEDDEDFQFLLCEGCGQDSAHPRLLGCLHTLCPGCLSDAKQCPRCQAAAAAPAVDNLLFSNLRSRLQLWKQIRSSRGPCCGRCRAEEALVWCEECEEFLCGRCSEEHRWWHKKKEHRFLKVEELRAGSARSFLRDTKTSCSIFCSSSSHPQESRVCSIYCPRCERALCCPCALLDTRHAPFRDLGAETLRRRDELRSLRRDLRQLRAAFQASLGRLRAEAARQEERRRRLQESVHASCERLQRLLRGEAEELQALLEARPESGRSGPDEELRGAEEVLQRLEAAERLAERLGRYGGEQELMDMQPFVKGALRRLRQLRPPRPPEPQEPPRFAECRARLRALVERVTGGPATDIPELQEALENDPEEDPIHPKTRSISPSLEEIHVEQPLPHPWNKRPAPCTERGSQMSPKILKLECDQEPGPSHPKSHWEFRTEPGPSTSWHNHVRAGDPEGGSIIVICSSDDSDEDTTVVTVTPEPPPC
- the PML gene encoding protein PML isoform X2, whose product is MPDSPAAPPPAPTDGDGTGDGSEAPPAPGPSAGAAAPPREEEEDEDDDGGEDDEDFQFLLCEGCGQDSAHPRLLGCLHTLCPGCLSDAKQCPRCQAAAAAPAVDNLLFSNLRSRLQLWKQIRSSRGPCCGRCRAEEALVWCEECEEFLCGRCSEEHRWWHKKKEHRFLKVEELRAGSARSFLRDTKTSCSIFCSSSSHPQESRVCSIYCPRCERALCCPCALLDTRHAPFRDLGAETLRRRDELRSLRRDLRQLRAAFQASLGRLRAEAARQEERRRRLQESVHASCERLQRLLRGEAEELQALLEARPESGRSGPDEELRGAEEVLQRLEAAERLAERLGRYGGEQELMDMQPFVKGALRRLRQLRPPRPPEPQEPPRFAECRARLRALVERVTGGPATDIPELQEALENDPEEDPIHPKTRSISPSLEEIHVEQRAGASSSSAARTTATRTPRW